From a region of the Haloferax volcanii DS2 genome:
- the ptsH1 gene encoding phosphocarrier protein HPr has product MERIVTVVPKDGLHARPASQFVETANSFDADIQLGRADEDDLVPAASMLAVTGLGVGHGEEIRLVADGDDAEAALDALEAVLSTPEAGDEE; this is encoded by the coding sequence ATGGAACGCATCGTCACCGTCGTCCCGAAAGACGGCCTGCACGCACGTCCCGCCTCCCAGTTCGTCGAGACCGCGAACTCCTTCGACGCCGACATCCAACTCGGCCGGGCCGACGAGGACGACCTCGTCCCCGCCGCCAGCATGCTCGCCGTCACCGGCCTCGGCGTCGGCCACGGCGAGGAGATTCGCCTCGTCGCCGACGGCGACGACGCGGAGGCCGCGCTCGACGCGCTCGAAGCAGTGCTCTCGACGCCCGAAGCCGGCGACGAAGAATAA
- the dhaM gene encoding dihydroxyacetone kinase phosphoryl donor subunit DhaM, whose amino-acid sequence MIGLVVVSHSAKAAEGIAEVAAQMGGGNARIVPAGGDEDGIGTSPDRIREGIEEADDGDGVVVLVDLGSAVMNAELAIETAMDSEAVIADAPVLEGTLNAAVETTSKKATLDSVVERAEDARDYRKLN is encoded by the coding sequence ATGATTGGCCTCGTCGTCGTCTCGCACAGCGCGAAGGCGGCCGAGGGAATCGCGGAGGTCGCGGCGCAGATGGGCGGCGGCAACGCCCGCATCGTCCCCGCCGGCGGCGACGAAGACGGCATCGGAACCTCGCCGGACCGCATCCGCGAGGGCATCGAGGAGGCGGACGACGGCGACGGAGTCGTCGTCCTCGTCGACCTCGGCAGCGCCGTGATGAACGCGGAGCTCGCCATCGAGACGGCGATGGACTCCGAGGCGGTCATCGCGGACGCGCCGGTGCTGGAGGGGACGCTCAACGCGGCCGTCGAGACGACGAGCAAGAAGGCGACGCTCGACTCGGTCGTCGAGCGCGCCGAGGACGCCCGCGACTACCGGAAGCTGAACTGA
- the dhaL gene encoding dihydroxyacetone kinase subunit DhaL — MADAETQREAVLDALDNVAERLAEEREYLTDLDSAIGDADHGANMERGFGKAADKREEFVEMEPNEVVKNVGTTLISNVGGASGPLYGGSIMFASQELEDGITAESSVAFAEAYLDKVKDRGGAQVGAKTMVDALVPAVHTYKKSIEQDDLPPLEALAKAVDAAERGVAFTVPIKAMKGRASFLDWRSVGHQDPGATSTLFILEELLETAEEYLDGEVDRDARAEDAVGRGE, encoded by the coding sequence ATGGCTGACGCAGAGACACAACGCGAAGCGGTGCTGGACGCGCTCGACAACGTCGCGGAGCGCCTCGCCGAGGAGAGGGAGTATCTCACGGACCTCGACTCCGCCATCGGCGACGCCGACCACGGCGCGAACATGGAACGCGGCTTCGGCAAGGCCGCCGACAAGCGCGAGGAGTTCGTCGAGATGGAGCCGAACGAGGTCGTCAAAAACGTCGGGACGACGCTCATCTCGAACGTCGGCGGGGCCTCCGGCCCCCTCTACGGCGGCTCTATCATGTTCGCTAGCCAAGAGCTCGAAGACGGCATCACCGCCGAGTCGTCGGTGGCGTTCGCCGAAGCGTACCTCGACAAGGTCAAGGACCGCGGCGGCGCGCAGGTCGGCGCGAAGACGATGGTCGACGCGCTCGTGCCCGCCGTCCACACCTACAAGAAGTCTATCGAGCAGGACGACCTCCCGCCGCTGGAAGCCCTCGCCAAGGCCGTCGACGCGGCCGAGCGCGGCGTCGCCTTCACCGTCCCCATCAAGGCGATGAAGGGCCGCGCGTCGTTCCTCGACTGGCGCTCGGTCGGCCATCAGGACCCCGGCGCGACGAGCACGCTGTTCATCCTCGAAGAGCTCCTCGAAACGGCCGAGGAGTACCTCGACGGCGAGGTCGACCGCGACGCGCGGGCCGAAGACGCGGTCGGGAGAGGCGAATGA
- the dhaK gene encoding dihydroxyacetone kinase subunit DhaK — translation MKKLINEPGAVVDEMLDGMVAAHPELRRLDGTNVLVRDDAPAEGKVAVVSGGGSGHEPTHAGYLGEGMLDGAAAGEVFTSPTADQLNEMIQATDAGEGVLCVVKNYEGDVMNFDTAAEMAGMEGVDVEQVVVNDDVAVEDSLYTSGRRGVAGTIFVHKCAGAKAAAGGDLDEVTAVAEKVVDNVRTMGMALTSCVTPEKGEPTFDLGEDEIELGIGIHGEPGTERADVMSADEITEHLTENVLDDLDLGEGEEVVTMVNGMGGTPLSELYIVNRKLQSILDDRGVETWDAWVGDYMTSLDMMGCSVSVLRVDDELKELLGAPAETPGLTVTE, via the coding sequence ATGAAAAAACTCATCAACGAACCCGGAGCGGTCGTAGACGAGATGCTCGACGGGATGGTCGCGGCGCACCCCGAACTGCGCCGGCTCGACGGCACGAACGTTCTCGTCCGCGACGACGCGCCGGCCGAGGGGAAGGTCGCGGTCGTCTCCGGCGGCGGGTCGGGCCACGAGCCGACGCACGCGGGCTATCTCGGCGAGGGGATGCTCGACGGCGCGGCGGCCGGTGAGGTCTTTACCTCCCCGACGGCCGACCAGTTGAACGAGATGATTCAGGCGACGGACGCGGGCGAGGGCGTCCTCTGCGTCGTCAAGAACTACGAGGGCGACGTGATGAACTTCGACACCGCCGCCGAGATGGCCGGCATGGAGGGCGTCGACGTCGAGCAGGTCGTCGTCAACGACGACGTGGCCGTCGAGGACTCGCTGTACACCTCGGGTCGCCGCGGCGTCGCGGGCACCATCTTCGTCCACAAGTGCGCGGGCGCGAAGGCCGCCGCGGGCGGCGACCTCGACGAGGTCACGGCGGTCGCGGAGAAGGTCGTCGACAACGTGCGGACGATGGGGATGGCGCTCACCTCCTGTGTCACCCCGGAGAAGGGCGAGCCGACGTTCGACCTCGGCGAGGACGAAATCGAACTCGGCATCGGCATCCACGGCGAGCCGGGCACCGAGCGCGCCGACGTCATGAGCGCCGACGAGATTACCGAACACCTGACCGAGAACGTCCTCGACGACCTCGACCTCGGCGAGGGCGAGGAGGTCGTGACGATGGTCAACGGCATGGGCGGCACGCCGCTGTCGGAGCTGTACATCGTCAACCGCAAGCTCCAGTCCATCCTCGACGACCGCGGCGTCGAGACGTGGGACGCGTGGGTCGGCGACTACATGACCTCGCTCGACATGATGGGCTGTTCGGTCTCCGTGCTCCGCGTCGACGACGAGTTGAAGGAACTGCTCGGCGCGCCCGCGGAGACGCCCGGCCTGACCGTCACCGAGTAA
- the ileS gene encoding isoleucine--tRNA ligase → MEDIADQYTPSDVESVVGEYWDENDAYEATKEAHADDPSFFFVDGPPYTSGQMHLGTAWNKTLKDAVIRHKRMTGQQVTDRPGYDMHGLPIEVKVEEELGFTSKRDIEEFGMEQFIQKCKEFAVRNREAMDEDFQSIGAWMDWDNPYQTLSPEYMESAWWAFSKVAENGLVEQGKRSVNYCPRCQTAIAANEVEYDEITSPSIYVKFPLKGREGNLVIWTTTPWTIPANTFVAVDGEMTYQEVRAEKDGESEVLYLAEPCVEEVLKKGRYEDYEVLSEVTGEEMVGWEYDHPLDGVVDEYADFEGAGQVYTADYVEADRTGLVHSAPGHGQEDFARGQELGLDVFVPVDDKGEFTEQGGDYAGTFVRDANPEVIEDLDELGHLLHAGEHDHRYGHCWRCDTDIIFLATDQWFITVTDVKEQLLDNIEESEWHPQWARDNRFRDFVSDAPDWNVSRQRYWGIPLPIWVPQDADAEDAQEMIVVGTREELAERADQDIDPETVDLHRPSVDPITITEDGVTYERVPDVFDVWIDSSVATWGTLDFPGETDAYDELWPADLIIEAHDQTRGWFWSQLGMGTAATGESPYKEVIMHGFANDKDGRKMSKSVGNIVTPEEAIDRAGRDPLRAYLLSHDQQGVDLSFEWDGLADTQSTLNIFWNVFRFPLPYMDLDGYDPAEADLSAGELTVVDEWVLSRLQTVEAEMADAWDDYEVSTALNTLLDFITKDVSRFYVKAIRERMWDEEDSASKLGAYATLSTVLSESIRLIAPYAPYMAERMYQRLDGSETTVHMLSYPEADEELRNEELEANMAVLRDVEEAAAHARQLGGRKLRWPVSRIVVESDDEDVAEAVDALSDLLAERVNTRDVQVVEVFDELVETAEPQMSVIGPEFGAEAQKIMEAVEGLSRAEVESGVEVDGETYDLTDEMVSYRAEPPKHVSGADFEGGTVYVDTELTDDIESEGYARDVIRRIQEMRKQLDLDVEAEIDVSLGVDDERVAGFVEENSDLIAEEVRAREFDLGSAEGETVETWDVEDVSVTIAVTQLD, encoded by the coding sequence ATGGAAGACATCGCAGACCAGTACACGCCGTCGGACGTGGAGTCCGTCGTCGGCGAGTACTGGGACGAGAACGACGCGTACGAGGCGACGAAGGAGGCACACGCCGACGACCCGTCGTTCTTCTTCGTCGACGGCCCGCCGTACACGTCCGGCCAGATGCACCTCGGCACGGCGTGGAACAAGACGCTGAAGGACGCCGTCATCCGGCACAAGCGCATGACGGGGCAGCAGGTCACGGACCGCCCCGGCTACGACATGCACGGCCTCCCCATCGAGGTCAAAGTCGAGGAGGAACTCGGCTTCACCTCGAAGCGCGACATCGAGGAGTTCGGCATGGAGCAGTTCATCCAGAAGTGCAAGGAGTTCGCCGTCCGCAACCGCGAGGCGATGGACGAGGACTTCCAGTCCATCGGCGCGTGGATGGACTGGGACAACCCCTACCAGACGCTGTCGCCCGAGTACATGGAGTCCGCGTGGTGGGCGTTCTCGAAGGTCGCCGAAAACGGACTCGTCGAACAGGGCAAGCGCAGCGTCAACTACTGCCCGCGCTGTCAGACCGCCATCGCGGCCAACGAGGTCGAGTACGACGAAATCACCTCGCCGTCCATCTACGTCAAGTTCCCCCTGAAGGGCCGCGAGGGCAACCTCGTCATCTGGACGACGACGCCGTGGACCATCCCCGCGAACACGTTCGTCGCCGTCGACGGCGAGATGACGTATCAGGAGGTCCGCGCCGAGAAGGACGGCGAGAGCGAAGTGCTCTACCTCGCCGAGCCCTGCGTCGAGGAGGTCCTGAAGAAGGGCCGCTACGAGGACTACGAGGTGCTCTCGGAGGTCACGGGCGAGGAGATGGTCGGCTGGGAGTACGACCACCCGCTCGACGGCGTGGTCGACGAGTACGCCGACTTCGAGGGCGCGGGACAGGTGTACACCGCCGACTACGTCGAGGCCGACCGCACGGGCCTCGTCCACTCCGCGCCCGGCCACGGGCAGGAGGACTTCGCCCGCGGGCAGGAACTCGGCCTCGACGTGTTCGTCCCCGTGGACGACAAAGGCGAGTTCACCGAGCAGGGCGGCGACTACGCGGGCACCTTCGTCCGCGACGCCAACCCGGAGGTCATCGAGGACCTCGACGAACTCGGCCACCTGCTCCACGCCGGCGAGCACGACCACCGCTACGGCCACTGTTGGCGCTGTGACACGGACATCATCTTCCTCGCCACCGACCAGTGGTTCATCACGGTCACCGACGTGAAAGAACAGCTCCTCGACAACATCGAGGAGTCCGAGTGGCACCCGCAGTGGGCCCGCGACAACCGCTTCCGCGACTTCGTGAGCGACGCGCCCGACTGGAACGTCTCCCGGCAGCGTTACTGGGGCATCCCGCTTCCCATCTGGGTTCCGCAGGACGCCGACGCCGAGGACGCACAGGAGATGATTGTCGTCGGCACGCGAGAGGAACTGGCCGAGCGCGCCGACCAGGATATCGACCCCGAGACGGTGGACCTCCACCGCCCCTCGGTGGACCCCATCACCATCACCGAAGACGGCGTCACCTACGAGCGCGTCCCCGACGTGTTCGACGTGTGGATAGACTCCTCGGTCGCCACGTGGGGCACGCTCGACTTCCCCGGCGAGACGGACGCCTACGACGAACTGTGGCCCGCCGACCTCATCATCGAGGCGCACGACCAGACCCGCGGCTGGTTCTGGTCGCAGCTCGGTATGGGCACCGCCGCGACCGGCGAGTCGCCGTACAAGGAGGTCATCATGCACGGCTTCGCCAACGACAAGGACGGCCGCAAGATGTCGAAGTCCGTCGGCAACATCGTGACGCCCGAGGAGGCCATCGACCGCGCCGGCCGCGACCCGCTTCGCGCCTACCTCCTCAGCCACGACCAGCAGGGCGTCGACCTCTCGTTCGAGTGGGACGGCCTCGCGGACACCCAGTCGACGCTCAACATCTTCTGGAACGTCTTCCGCTTCCCGCTTCCGTACATGGACCTCGACGGCTACGACCCCGCCGAGGCCGACCTCTCTGCGGGCGAACTCACCGTCGTCGACGAGTGGGTGCTCTCGCGGCTCCAGACCGTCGAGGCCGAGATGGCCGACGCGTGGGACGATTACGAGGTCTCCACCGCGCTCAACACGCTCCTCGACTTCATCACGAAGGACGTGTCGCGCTTCTACGTGAAGGCCATCCGCGAGCGCATGTGGGACGAGGAGGACTCGGCGTCGAAGCTCGGCGCGTACGCCACGCTCTCGACGGTGCTCTCGGAGTCCATCCGGCTCATCGCGCCCTACGCACCCTACATGGCCGAGCGGATGTACCAGCGGCTCGACGGCTCGGAGACGACCGTCCACATGCTGTCGTACCCCGAGGCCGACGAGGAGCTCCGAAACGAGGAACTGGAGGCCAACATGGCCGTCCTCCGCGACGTGGAGGAGGCCGCGGCGCACGCCCGCCAACTCGGCGGCCGCAAGCTCCGCTGGCCCGTCTCGCGAATCGTCGTCGAATCCGACGACGAGGACGTCGCCGAGGCGGTCGACGCCCTCTCGGACCTCCTCGCGGAGCGCGTGAACACCCGCGACGTGCAGGTCGTCGAGGTCTTCGACGAACTCGTCGAGACGGCCGAGCCGCAGATGAGCGTCATCGGGCCGGAGTTCGGCGCTGAGGCGCAAAAAATCATGGAGGCAGTCGAAGGCCTCTCGCGCGCCGAGGTCGAATCCGGCGTCGAGGTCGACGGCGAGACGTACGACCTCACCGACGAGATGGTCTCGTACCGCGCGGAACCGCCGAAACACGTCAGCGGTGCCGACTTCGAGGGCGGCACGGTCTACGTCGACACCGAACTCACCGACGACATCGAGTCCGAGGGCTACGCCCGCGACGTCATCCGCCGGATTCAGGAGATGCGCAAACAGCTCGACCTCGACGTGGAGGCCGAAATCGACGTGTCGCTCGGCGTCGACGACGAGCGCGTCGCCGGCTTCGTCGAGGAGAACAGCGACCTCATCGCCGAGGAGGTCCGCGCCCGCGAGTTCGACCTCGGAAGCGCCGAGGGCGAGACGGTCGAGACGTGGGACGTCGAAGACGTGTCGGTGACTATCGCGGTCACCCAACTCGACTGA
- a CDS encoding acyl-CoA thioesterase, translating into MSEPTATLDESRTEMTELLLPNDTNNLGRALGGAVLHWMDICGAIAAMRFSNRQCVTASMDHVDFIGPIDLGEVAVMEAYVFNVGRTSVDVKVDVHAENPKTDERRKTTTSFLTFVALDDDGKPTPVPRLVCETDEEEELRAEAVAARADQLESVIERME; encoded by the coding sequence ATGAGCGAACCCACCGCGACGCTCGACGAGTCGCGCACCGAGATGACCGAACTCCTCCTGCCGAACGACACCAACAACCTCGGGCGAGCCCTCGGTGGCGCGGTCCTCCACTGGATGGACATCTGCGGGGCCATCGCGGCGATGCGCTTTTCGAACCGCCAGTGCGTCACCGCGTCGATGGACCACGTCGACTTCATCGGCCCCATCGACCTCGGTGAGGTGGCCGTCATGGAGGCGTACGTGTTCAACGTCGGTCGGACCAGCGTGGACGTGAAAGTCGACGTGCACGCCGAGAACCCGAAGACCGACGAGCGACGGAAGACGACCACGTCGTTCCTGACGTTCGTCGCGCTCGACGACGACGGGAAGCCGACGCCCGTGCCCCGCCTCGTCTGCGAGACCGACGAGGAAGAGGAACTCCGCGCCGAGGCGGTCGCCGCCCGCGCCGACCAGCTCGAATCCGTCATCGAGCGCATGGAGTAG
- a CDS encoding bifunctional nuclease family protein translates to MKHRAVVRGIGVGVGEDGSNVPAVVLEARDEFLPIVITSDQAQAIQLGLSGEQFERPLTHDLLVEMVTEFGGAIDSIRIDDLSNGTFLAKVDAERYHDGEARSVVFDARPSDAIALAIRVDCPILVSDEVLDAAGQSPEAFDADFDE, encoded by the coding sequence ATGAAACACCGTGCCGTGGTCCGCGGTATCGGGGTCGGCGTCGGCGAAGACGGCTCGAACGTCCCGGCGGTCGTCCTCGAAGCGCGCGACGAGTTCCTGCCCATCGTCATCACGTCGGACCAGGCTCAGGCCATCCAACTCGGTCTCTCCGGCGAGCAGTTCGAGCGCCCGCTGACTCACGACCTCCTGGTCGAGATGGTGACGGAGTTCGGGGGGGCAATCGACAGCATCCGCATCGACGACCTCTCGAACGGCACGTTCCTCGCCAAGGTCGACGCCGAGCGCTACCACGACGGCGAGGCGCGGTCGGTCGTCTTCGACGCGCGCCCGAGCGACGCCATCGCCCTCGCCATTCGCGTCGACTGCCCGATTCTCGTCTCCGACGAAGTGCTCGACGCCGCCGGCCAGTCGCCCGAGGCGTTCGACGCCGACTTCGACGAGTGA